In one window of Posidoniimonas corsicana DNA:
- a CDS encoding ATP-grasp domain-containing protein codes for MRITVLGSPTSWYASDLARAASGLHELSVVPFGEIAAELTSSGAVVSAGGHDLTNADGVLVRSMPPGSLEQVVFRMDALATLQSIGVRVLNPPKAIEAAVDKHLSLDRLRLAGLPVPRTITCQTAGQAIEAYDRFGGDAVLKPIFGGEGRGITRLQDPAIAQRAFRMLEQLGAVVYLQEFVPHSGADLRLLVVGQTVFGMRRVNREDWRTNISRGARAEPLEVTGELAELARRAAAAVAAPLAGVDLLPAEDGRLLVLEVNAVPGWRALSAVTGVDVAAEVLRLFES; via the coding sequence ATGCGCATCACGGTTCTGGGATCGCCGACAAGCTGGTACGCCAGTGATCTGGCGCGCGCCGCCAGCGGATTGCACGAGTTGAGCGTCGTGCCGTTCGGTGAAATCGCCGCCGAGTTGACTTCTAGCGGTGCGGTGGTGTCCGCCGGTGGCCACGACCTCACGAACGCCGATGGGGTGCTGGTCCGCTCTATGCCGCCCGGCTCGTTGGAGCAGGTGGTGTTCCGCATGGACGCTCTCGCCACGCTCCAGAGCATCGGCGTGCGGGTGCTGAACCCGCCCAAGGCGATCGAGGCGGCTGTGGACAAGCACCTGTCATTGGACCGACTGCGTTTGGCGGGGCTGCCCGTGCCGCGAACGATCACCTGCCAGACGGCCGGCCAAGCGATCGAGGCCTACGACCGATTTGGCGGCGACGCGGTGCTCAAGCCGATCTTTGGCGGGGAAGGCCGTGGCATCACCCGCCTGCAAGACCCGGCCATCGCGCAGCGGGCGTTCCGAATGCTCGAGCAGCTTGGCGCCGTAGTTTACTTGCAGGAGTTTGTCCCGCACTCTGGCGCCGATCTGCGCCTGTTGGTCGTTGGGCAGACTGTGTTTGGCATGCGGCGTGTCAATCGAGAAGACTGGCGGACCAATATCAGCCGGGGCGCTCGAGCCGAGCCATTGGAGGTCACTGGAGAGCTGGCGGAGCTGGCGCGGCGAGCCGCGGCCGCGGTCGCGGCGCCGCTGGCGGGGGTCGACCTGCTCCCGGCCGAGGACGGGCGGCTGCTAGTGCTCGAGGTCAACGCCGTGCCGGGCTGGCGGGCGCTGTCGGCCGTGACGGGCGTCGACGTCGCGGCGGAGGTGCTGCGGCTGTTTGAGAGCTAG
- a CDS encoding UbiA family prenyltransferase: MKDLLRNTLLVSRPGLWATQLWFYLLPLGGRRLLDEPTFWLGAFYVMFPLSHLLYGWNDTADYQTDQQNPRKGNLLFGARLGRAELRRLPLQIAVVQVPFALAFALLIGPRFLLWVAAVVAVNTAYNHPRVGLKGRPGWDLICQAGYLLVFVLSSWLNEVPQLPWPAFVFGALFAMHSHLFHEVTDLAPDAAAGRRTTAVVIGAARSKLLVAVMLLVESALVLAYFDSLMVAAFLGLAGIGFPLDAWLRRNQTISTDALKVVFVIWNVVAITSMYWVWREALFAELG; encoded by the coding sequence TTGAAGGACCTGCTACGCAACACGCTGCTGGTGTCGCGGCCGGGCCTGTGGGCGACGCAGCTCTGGTTCTACCTGCTGCCGCTGGGCGGTCGGCGCCTGCTGGACGAGCCCACCTTCTGGCTCGGGGCGTTCTACGTAATGTTCCCGCTGAGCCACCTGCTCTACGGCTGGAACGACACCGCCGACTACCAGACCGACCAGCAGAACCCGCGGAAGGGCAACCTGCTGTTCGGCGCGCGGCTCGGGCGGGCGGAGCTGCGGAGGCTGCCGCTGCAGATCGCCGTCGTGCAGGTGCCGTTTGCGTTGGCGTTCGCGCTGCTGATTGGGCCGAGGTTCTTGCTGTGGGTCGCCGCCGTGGTGGCGGTCAACACGGCGTACAACCATCCACGCGTCGGACTGAAGGGGCGCCCAGGTTGGGACCTGATCTGCCAGGCGGGGTACCTGCTGGTGTTCGTGCTGAGCAGTTGGCTGAACGAGGTCCCGCAGCTGCCGTGGCCGGCGTTTGTGTTCGGCGCCTTGTTCGCCATGCACTCGCATCTGTTCCACGAGGTGACCGACCTCGCGCCCGACGCCGCGGCCGGGCGACGGACGACCGCGGTCGTGATTGGCGCCGCGCGGTCAAAGCTGCTGGTCGCGGTGATGCTGTTGGTGGAGTCGGCGCTCGTGCTCGCCTACTTTGACAGCCTGATGGTCGCAGCCTTCCTTGGGCTCGCGGGCATCGGGTTCCCGCTGGACGCCTGGTTGCGTCGCAATCAGACCATCAGCACGGACGCGCTGAAGGTAGTCTTCGTCATCTGGAACGTGGTCGCGATTACGAGCATGTACTGGGTGTGGCGCGAGGCCCTGTTCGCCGAACTGGGGTAG
- a CDS encoding FkbM family methyltransferase: MSSIKTLLRQTIPLPIRSRVENALAVWKSRKFASAARTRRLVGKAEGEWPERIADAIACPDNERIPRVAGAGSLNGGVLTMHNGVRVGGLSYCGPGMLNLLIDNRGVHEPQEELAFAEVLPHIRPGATMLELGAFWGFYSLWFAKEVDGADLHLVEPHPANILSGKQNFQLNHRGGRFQRAYVGADESPAPDGTATIAVDPYCERHGIKHLAMLHADIQGAEADMLHGARRMLTNHLVDYVFVSTHSNQLHDDCVARLKRFGYLILASANLDESYSVDGLIVARRPGAEGPGSIAITKKKPLVAAAA, translated from the coding sequence ATGAGCTCGATCAAGACCCTCCTCCGACAAACGATTCCGCTCCCGATCCGCAGCCGCGTGGAGAACGCGCTGGCGGTCTGGAAGAGCCGCAAGTTTGCTAGCGCCGCGCGCACGCGGCGGCTTGTCGGCAAGGCCGAGGGCGAGTGGCCCGAGCGGATCGCCGACGCGATCGCCTGCCCCGACAACGAGCGGATCCCGCGGGTCGCCGGCGCGGGCTCGCTGAACGGCGGGGTGCTGACCATGCACAACGGGGTGCGCGTCGGCGGCCTCAGCTACTGCGGCCCGGGGATGCTGAACCTGCTGATCGACAACCGCGGCGTGCACGAGCCGCAAGAAGAGCTGGCCTTCGCCGAGGTGCTGCCGCACATCCGGCCGGGCGCCACGATGCTGGAGCTGGGCGCGTTCTGGGGGTTCTACTCCCTGTGGTTCGCCAAGGAGGTGGACGGCGCCGACCTGCACCTGGTGGAGCCCCACCCGGCCAACATCCTCTCCGGCAAGCAGAACTTCCAACTCAACCACCGCGGCGGCCGCTTCCAGCGGGCCTACGTCGGCGCCGACGAATCGCCCGCCCCGGACGGCACGGCCACCATCGCGGTCGACCCGTACTGCGAGCGGCACGGGATCAAGCACCTGGCGATGCTGCACGCCGACATCCAGGGCGCCGAGGCCGACATGCTGCACGGCGCCCGGCGGATGCTGACCAACCACCTGGTCGACTACGTGTTCGTTTCGACGCACTCCAACCAGCTGCACGATGACTGCGTCGCGCGGCTCAAGCGGTTTGGGTACCTGATCCTCGCGTCCGCCAACCTGGACGAGAGCTACAGCGTCGACGGGCTGATTGTCGCCCGCCGTCCCGGCGCGGAAGGTCCCGGCTCGATCGCGATCACCAAGAAGAAGCCGCTCGTCGCGGCGGCCGCCTAG
- a CDS encoding fatty acid CoA ligase family protein: MANNAGMTRTNVADRLTTLARQRPNDLAVVSARRGGYDQITFAQLDQDATLLARGLVAMGVGPGKRMALLVKPGTEFVTLVFAVLRSGATMVLVDAGLGKKNIVRCLESTQPDGFVGIPQAQALRVLLRKRFPAARLNVTVGRRWFWGGESLSSLRKLGASSNRSPSPREGGGGHLDLPHTSADDPAAVVFTSGSTGPPKGVLYRHETFVTQADEIQRQYGLAPGGVDLACFPLFGLFNVACGVTTVLPEMDFSRPASCDPEKLFRAANRWECTQAFASPAVWDRLSRHAVEHGDQIPTMKKVFSCGAPVPAAVIERTLAMVHSEAELHTPYGATESLPVATIEAQEILGETAEKTAAGQGVCVGGRFDSIDWRVIRITDDPLATIDQTEELPPGQIGELIVRGPQVSRRYLPAADADHNAAAKIADGDHVWHRVGDVGYFDEQERFWYCGRKSHRVVTAQGTLFTECVEARVNSHPHIRRSALVGVGDPGNQRACIVIETLTEAASEPDPDSRQVQQTIDDIRAATAAFLAPSPVGGVWAMPSPLPVDIRHNSKIHRESIAEWAAARLAEER, encoded by the coding sequence ATGGCCAACAATGCCGGCATGACCCGCACCAATGTGGCCGATCGGCTGACCACGCTCGCCCGCCAACGCCCCAACGACCTGGCGGTGGTCAGCGCTCGACGCGGCGGCTACGACCAGATCACCTTCGCCCAGCTCGACCAAGACGCCACCCTGCTCGCCCGGGGGCTGGTCGCGATGGGCGTTGGGCCGGGCAAGCGGATGGCGCTGCTGGTGAAGCCCGGCACGGAGTTTGTCACGCTGGTGTTCGCGGTGCTGCGGAGCGGCGCGACGATGGTGCTGGTCGACGCCGGGCTCGGCAAGAAGAACATCGTGCGGTGCCTGGAGTCGACCCAGCCGGACGGGTTCGTCGGCATCCCCCAGGCGCAGGCGTTGCGGGTGCTGCTGCGGAAGCGGTTTCCAGCGGCGCGGCTCAATGTCACGGTGGGCAGGCGTTGGTTCTGGGGTGGGGAGTCGCTCAGCTCGCTGAGGAAGCTTGGCGCCAGTTCAAACCGATCCCCCTCTCCCCGTGAGGGCGGGGGCGGTCACCTCGACCTACCGCACACGTCGGCCGACGACCCGGCCGCGGTTGTGTTCACCAGCGGCAGCACCGGCCCTCCCAAGGGCGTGCTGTACCGGCACGAGACGTTCGTCACGCAGGCCGACGAGATCCAGCGGCAGTACGGCCTGGCGCCCGGCGGGGTGGACCTCGCCTGCTTCCCGCTGTTCGGCCTGTTCAACGTCGCGTGCGGCGTGACGACCGTGCTGCCGGAGATGGACTTCTCGCGGCCCGCGTCGTGCGACCCGGAGAAGCTGTTCCGCGCTGCCAACCGGTGGGAGTGCACGCAGGCGTTCGCGTCGCCGGCGGTGTGGGACCGGCTGAGCCGCCACGCGGTTGAGCACGGCGACCAGATCCCGACCATGAAAAAGGTGTTCTCGTGCGGCGCGCCGGTGCCGGCGGCAGTAATCGAGCGGACCCTAGCGATGGTCCACTCGGAGGCCGAGCTGCACACGCCCTACGGGGCCACCGAGTCGCTGCCGGTGGCCACGATCGAGGCGCAGGAGATCCTGGGCGAGACGGCCGAGAAGACCGCGGCGGGGCAGGGCGTGTGCGTCGGCGGGCGGTTCGACAGCATCGACTGGCGGGTGATCCGGATCACCGACGATCCGCTCGCCACGATCGACCAGACCGAGGAGCTGCCGCCGGGGCAGATCGGCGAGCTGATTGTCCGCGGCCCGCAGGTGTCGCGGCGGTACCTGCCGGCCGCGGACGCCGACCACAACGCGGCCGCCAAGATTGCCGATGGCGACCACGTGTGGCACCGCGTGGGCGACGTCGGCTACTTCGACGAGCAGGAGCGGTTCTGGTACTGCGGGCGGAAGTCGCACCGGGTGGTGACTGCCCAAGGGACGCTGTTCACCGAGTGCGTCGAGGCGCGAGTGAACTCGCACCCGCATATCCGCCGCAGCGCGCTGGTCGGAGTCGGCGACCCTGGAAACCAACGGGCGTGCATCGTTATCGAAACCCTGACCGAAGCAGCTTCGGAACCCGACCCAGATTCGCGGCAAGTCCAGCAGACCATTGATGACATCCGAGCAGCCACGGCCGCGTTCCTGGCGCCGAGCCCGGTTGGTGGCGTCTGGGCAATGCCTTCCCCGTTGCCGGTGGACATCAGGCACAATTCGAAGATCCACCGGGAGTCGATCGCCGAGTGGGCGGCCGCACGGCTCGCCGAGGAGCGGTAG
- a CDS encoding AI-2E family transporter, protein MEEPAHPAERDIRLQTYCLLTLTILAIGVALWMLRPVLVPFMLALFFVIGLSPLLDLIQRRLSATRPAAIGVTFILGVALVFVFGVMLISTYRSVVGDGDKYMAGVQSMVEAVQDGLEKAGLPIPDEIAEVMEHTEEFMTQRLKSVILWLSTALLDLLVNLGAVLIFMFFLLAGASSEARPTTGLWVEIEDKIRGYIVTKTVISIFTGLAFGLVLGVMGVEMAPQLGVLAFLLNYVPNVGPVIASLLPIPLVLFLMPEASVFYKSLTIAAGCAVQMISGNVIEPKVMGNSFELHPIVILLSLILWGIIWGPVGVLLAVPMTAAVKVLLDKLDRTRPVAALLAGRLEPLEQAIDREAMA, encoded by the coding sequence ATGGAAGAACCCGCCCACCCGGCCGAACGCGACATCCGCCTTCAGACCTACTGCCTATTGACGCTGACCATCCTGGCGATCGGCGTGGCGTTGTGGATGCTGCGCCCGGTGCTGGTGCCGTTCATGCTGGCGTTGTTCTTCGTGATCGGGCTCTCGCCGCTGCTGGACCTGATCCAGCGGAGGCTGAGCGCAACCCGCCCGGCGGCGATTGGCGTGACCTTCATCCTGGGCGTGGCGTTGGTGTTCGTGTTTGGGGTGATGTTGATCTCGACCTACCGCTCCGTCGTTGGCGACGGCGACAAGTACATGGCCGGCGTCCAGAGCATGGTTGAGGCCGTCCAGGATGGCCTCGAGAAGGCCGGGCTGCCTATCCCTGACGAGATTGCCGAAGTGATGGAGCACACCGAAGAGTTCATGACGCAGCGGCTCAAGTCGGTCATCCTGTGGCTCAGCACCGCGCTGCTCGACCTGCTTGTCAACCTCGGCGCGGTGCTGATCTTCATGTTCTTCCTGCTCGCAGGCGCCAGCAGCGAAGCGAGACCCACGACCGGGCTCTGGGTCGAGATCGAGGACAAGATCCGTGGCTACATCGTTACAAAGACGGTGATCAGCATCTTCACCGGGCTTGCTTTCGGACTGGTCCTCGGGGTGATGGGCGTCGAGATGGCGCCCCAGCTGGGGGTGCTGGCGTTCCTGCTCAACTACGTGCCCAATGTTGGCCCGGTAATCGCGTCGTTGCTGCCGATCCCGCTGGTGCTGTTCCTGATGCCCGAAGCCTCGGTGTTCTACAAGTCGCTTACGATCGCCGCCGGCTGCGCCGTGCAGATGATCAGCGGCAACGTAATCGAGCCCAAGGTCATGGGCAACTCGTTCGAGCTGCACCCGATCGTGATCCTGCTCTCCTTGATCCTGTGGGGCATCATCTGGGGCCCGGTCGGCGTGCTGCTGGCGGTGCCGATGACCGCCGCGGTGAAGGTGCTACTCGACAAGCTCGACCGCACGCGGCCGGTCGCCGCACTGCTGGCGGGGCGGCTGGAGCCGCTGGAGCAGGCCATCGACCGCGAAGCGATGGCGTAG
- a CDS encoding phytanoyl-CoA dioxygenase family protein, whose product MTDSFATDGYAWRRALADARLVEELRAAVDSATGDDQPTTRGGARYAARNLLDSPGIDRFARGGLVQQAIGELTGAGAFPVRAILFDKLAEANWRVGWHQDLIIAVRERIDTPGFTAWSVKQGVPHVKPPSEVLREMVTLRLHLDDADHGNGPLLVLPGSHRWGEVEPAEVPERIAEQTQTECLAAVGDALFMRPLLMHASSKAAAPRRRRVLHIEFAAAPLPGGMRWSTEP is encoded by the coding sequence ATGACTGATTCATTCGCAACCGACGGCTACGCGTGGCGCCGGGCGCTCGCTGATGCCCGGCTTGTCGAAGAGCTCCGCGCGGCCGTCGACTCCGCCACGGGGGATGACCAGCCCACCACCCGCGGCGGCGCCCGCTACGCCGCCCGCAACCTGCTGGATTCGCCGGGCATCGACCGCTTCGCCCGCGGCGGACTGGTGCAGCAGGCGATCGGCGAACTCACCGGCGCCGGCGCGTTCCCCGTGCGGGCGATCCTGTTCGACAAGCTGGCGGAAGCCAACTGGCGGGTCGGGTGGCACCAGGACCTGATCATCGCCGTTCGCGAGCGGATCGACACGCCGGGCTTCACCGCCTGGAGCGTCAAACAGGGCGTGCCGCACGTGAAGCCCCCGAGTGAGGTCCTGCGAGAGATGGTCACGCTCCGCCTGCACCTGGACGACGCCGATCATGGCAACGGGCCGCTGCTGGTGCTGCCCGGTTCACACCGCTGGGGCGAGGTCGAGCCGGCGGAGGTTCCAGAACGCATCGCCGAGCAGACGCAGACCGAGTGCCTGGCCGCTGTTGGCGACGCCCTGTTCATGCGGCCGCTGCTGATGCACGCCTCGTCCAAGGCCGCCGCGCCCCGACGGCGGCGCGTGCTGCACATCGAGTTCGCCGCGGCGCCGCTGCCCGGCGGGATGCGGTGGTCAACCGAGCCCTAG
- a CDS encoding methylene-tetrahydromethanopterin dehydrogenase N-terminal domain-containing protein → MPANILVCLDTDPQPSVFDAVTAIDAGADHLLRHGGVTAADVEPLVHGAMFTRGPDQLKHTAVFIGGSDVAAGEGLLAAATGCFFGPMRVSVLLDSNGCNTTAAAAVIAAGRCLPLRGAAAVVIGSGPVGQRAAQLLAGEGALVKVVSRKADRAAAVCERLAGKVDAGLLEPVGQDQLPLADILKDAQVLIAAGPAGVEVICQEAFASADSLKVAIDLNAAPPVGIGGFEATDKAVDRGGCACYGAIGVGGTKMKIHRAALQRLFESNDAVLDAAEVYAIGKAMDD, encoded by the coding sequence ATGCCCGCCAACATCCTTGTCTGCCTGGACACCGACCCGCAGCCCAGCGTGTTCGACGCGGTGACGGCGATCGACGCCGGCGCTGACCACCTGCTGCGGCACGGCGGCGTCACGGCCGCCGATGTCGAGCCGCTGGTCCACGGCGCCATGTTCACCCGCGGCCCCGACCAGCTGAAGCACACGGCGGTGTTCATCGGCGGGTCGGACGTGGCGGCGGGCGAGGGGCTGCTGGCCGCCGCCACGGGGTGCTTCTTCGGGCCGATGCGGGTGTCGGTGCTGCTCGACTCCAACGGCTGCAACACCACGGCCGCCGCCGCCGTGATCGCCGCCGGCCGCTGCTTGCCGCTCCGCGGCGCCGCCGCGGTCGTCATCGGCAGCGGGCCGGTGGGGCAGCGCGCCGCGCAGCTGCTGGCGGGCGAGGGCGCGCTTGTGAAGGTCGTGTCGCGAAAGGCAGACCGCGCGGCGGCCGTTTGCGAGCGGCTGGCCGGCAAGGTCGACGCTGGGCTGCTCGAACCAGTCGGCCAGGACCAACTGCCGTTGGCCGACATCCTGAAGGACGCCCAGGTGCTGATCGCCGCCGGGCCGGCGGGCGTCGAAGTTATCTGCCAAGAAGCGTTCGCTAGCGCCGATTCCCTGAAGGTCGCGATCGACCTGAACGCCGCCCCGCCAGTTGGCATCGGCGGGTTTGAGGCGACCGACAAAGCCGTCGACCGCGGCGGCTGCGCGTGCTACGGCGCTATCGGCGTTGGCGGAACCAAGATGAAGATCCACCGCGCCGCGCTGCAGCGGCTCTTCGAGAGTAACGACGCCGTGCTCGACGCCGCCGAGGTGTACGCTATCGGCAAGGCGATGGATGACTGA
- the fae gene encoding formaldehyde-activating enzyme — MSMYIGEALAGDGNEIAHIDLMIGSKDGPVGAAFANALANQSEGHTNLLAVITPNLAVKPATVMVTKVTIKGMKQAVQMFGPAQAAVAKAVAESVAEGVIPKDQCEDLVCVCGVFIHPEADDDKKIHDFNLEATKAAIANAMGGKPTADEMVAGKDQAHPFQGF, encoded by the coding sequence ATGTCCATGTACATCGGCGAGGCCCTCGCCGGCGACGGCAACGAGATCGCCCACATCGACCTGATGATCGGCAGCAAGGACGGCCCCGTCGGCGCCGCCTTCGCCAACGCCCTGGCCAACCAGAGCGAGGGCCACACCAACCTGCTAGCGGTCATCACGCCCAACCTGGCGGTCAAGCCGGCCACCGTGATGGTGACGAAGGTGACGATCAAAGGGATGAAGCAGGCCGTGCAGATGTTCGGCCCGGCCCAGGCCGCGGTCGCCAAGGCGGTGGCCGAGTCGGTCGCCGAGGGCGTGATCCCCAAGGACCAGTGCGAGGACCTGGTCTGCGTCTGCGGCGTGTTCATCCACCCCGAGGCCGACGACGACAAGAAGATCCACGACTTCAACCTCGAGGCCACCAAGGCCGCCATCGCCAACGCCATGGGCGGCAAGCCCACCGCCGACGAGATGGTCGCCGGCAAGGATCAGGCCCACCCGTTCCAGGGGTTCTGA
- a CDS encoding DUF1559 family PulG-like putative transporter: MSQLNHTSRRPVGRVSGFTLVELLVVIAIIGTLVALLLPAVQSARESARRNTCLNNMKQLQSALLQYDTALRKLPGYVNSLEDVTSPKDGNGQFRTARRASWVVMTFPYMEQTALYDLWASNWPDSPPASLNTQMVNSIEGLVCPSDPPEDPAAPALSYVANAGQSFADSNRASPDESVANGVFFDLSKNLNVEGPSDGREASPAAQCSIDYVSANDGTSKTLMLSENIHALYWTYTPYANPTNNNSDVPDSKQHFGFVWHNAIADDSNTVEFDETKTSRINGLTDQLPPSVMNPMAPSSEVSFRPGYGYPNSAHSGGVNVAFCDGHLIFLTENIDPKVYAQLMTSNYKRSSYVQNGVADRKLPQPSDSEY, from the coding sequence ATGAGTCAACTCAACCACACCAGCCGCCGCCCCGTCGGACGCGTGTCCGGCTTCACGCTGGTCGAGCTGCTGGTGGTGATTGCAATCATTGGCACGCTGGTGGCGCTGCTGCTGCCGGCCGTGCAGTCGGCGCGCGAATCCGCCCGCCGGAACACCTGCCTCAACAACATGAAGCAGCTGCAGTCGGCCCTGCTGCAGTACGACACCGCGCTGCGTAAGCTGCCGGGGTACGTGAACTCGTTGGAGGATGTCACCAGCCCGAAGGACGGCAACGGCCAGTTCCGCACCGCCCGGCGGGCGAGTTGGGTTGTCATGACCTTCCCCTACATGGAGCAGACCGCCCTGTACGACCTGTGGGCCAGCAACTGGCCCGACAGCCCGCCGGCGTCGCTCAACACGCAGATGGTCAATTCGATTGAGGGTCTCGTCTGCCCGAGCGACCCGCCCGAAGACCCGGCCGCGCCGGCCCTGTCGTATGTCGCCAACGCGGGGCAGTCGTTCGCCGACTCCAACCGCGCCTCGCCCGACGAGAGCGTTGCCAACGGCGTGTTCTTCGACCTCAGCAAGAACCTGAACGTCGAAGGGCCCTCCGACGGCCGCGAGGCTTCGCCCGCCGCGCAGTGCTCGATCGACTACGTGAGCGCCAACGACGGCACCTCCAAGACCCTGATGCTCAGCGAGAACATCCACGCCCTGTACTGGACCTACACGCCGTACGCCAACCCCACTAACAACAACTCGGACGTGCCCGACAGCAAGCAGCACTTCGGGTTTGTGTGGCACAACGCAATCGCGGACGACAGCAACACGGTTGAGTTCGACGAGACCAAGACCTCGCGGATCAATGGTCTGACCGACCAGCTGCCGCCGAGCGTGATGAACCCGATGGCGCCGTCGAGCGAGGTCTCGTTCCGCCCGGGCTACGGCTACCCCAACTCGGCTCACTCGGGCGGCGTGAACGTGGCTTTCTGCGACGGTCACCTGATCTTCCTGACCGAGAACATCGACCCGAAAGTCTACGCCCAGTTGATGACCTCCAATTACAAGCGGTCGAGCTACGTGCAGAATGGCGTCGCGGACCGCAAGCTGCCGCAGCCATCTGACAGCGAGTACTGA